GTCAGTTAATAGAAAAACCAGACCCATTAGCATTACTTGCAGGGGCTTAAAAGTTTACAGGAAACAAGGAAACTCGATAACTGGAACCAACGAGAAATATGTTGGAGCTGAGCCTGAAATGTAAAATTGATCTTAGGATGGTTTGTAATATTTTGTAGGTACAAATGGCATTTTCGTGACAACCCCATCATAGGCCTTTCCTCTTACCAAAATCTTAGCTTTGGTGCCTGCCTTGTGTAACCCAGATTTCACGTATCCCATTGCTATATTCTTCTTAAGGCAAGGACTAAATCCTCCGCTGGTGATTTCACCAATGTTGTTCCCTTTCTCGTCCTGAATCTCACTGTGGGATCGAGGAGGTGGACCATTGGAGGTGAAGCCAACTCGCCTGATTGACGGCCCCTCTTCCAGTTGTTTAAGGATTACCTCAGCTCCTAGGAATCCACCTTCTGCTCTCCTCCTCTTCCCTATGGCCCAGGTCAGTCCAGCCTCCACTGGTGTTATATGTTGCTCCATGTCATTACCATATAAACACAGCCCAGCTTCAAGTCGGAGACTGTCTCGAGCTCCAAGTCCTGTCAACCTAACCTTCCCTTCAGATTTCTCCAAGATTGCTTTAGCAAGATCCACGGCATTTTCAGAGGGAACTGAGATTTCAAATCCATCTTCACCAGTGTACCTACGATAGATTAAAGAGACAACTCATCAGCTGTCCTCCCACAGCATCCCAACAAGGGATAACATCACCATGCCAATCAAATTACTCTTTGAATAGCAAGAAGAAATACAAATGGAAGCTTACCCCGTTCGAGTGAGAAAGCATAATGCACCATTGATATACATTATACGGAATTCCCCAAAATATAGCTTGCTCAGATCTTCCTTTGTAAGATGTTGAAGAACTGGTGCAGCGAGAGGACCCTGCAAGACAAAAGACGGGGATGTTTCAACTTTCTAAGATGACATCCATTTATcttcaaattcaattaaattgCATATTCTAAAAACCGTCTCCACCATCATTGACAACACGAGACTAATTTTTTCTACATATAGTGAGATGACAAAGCTACAAACAGAGTAATAACAGCTAAACCCGAACAGGTTCAATTGCCACA
The sequence above is drawn from the Gossypium hirsutum isolate 1008001.06 chromosome A05, Gossypium_hirsutum_v2.1, whole genome shotgun sequence genome and encodes:
- the LOC107958283 gene encoding aminomethyltransferase, mitochondrial encodes the protein MRGSLWHLGQSITRRVAQADKKAAARRFFASEADLKKTVLYNFHIAHGGKMVPFAGWSMPIQYKDSIMDSTVNCRQNGSLFDVSHMCGLSLKGKDCVPFLEKLVIADVAGLAPGTGTLTVFTNEKGGAIDDSVITKVKDDHIYLVVNAGCRDKDLAHIEEHMKAFKSKGGDVSWHIHDERSLLALQGPLAAPVLQHLTKEDLSKLYFGEFRIMYINGALCFLTRTGYTGEDGFEISVPSENAVDLAKAILEKSEGKVRLTGLGARDSLRLEAGLCLYGNDMEQHITPVEAGLTWAIGKRRRAEGGFLGAEVILKQLEEGPSIRRVGFTSNGPPPRSHSEIQDEKGNNIGEITSGGFSPCLKKNIAMGYVKSGLHKAGTKAKILVRGKAYDGVVTKMPFVPTKYYKPS